The following are encoded in a window of Calonectris borealis chromosome 17, bCalBor7.hap1.2, whole genome shotgun sequence genomic DNA:
- the MANBAL gene encoding protein MANBAL isoform X1 — protein MAAELDFSPPEIPEPTFMENVLRYGLFIGAIFQLICVLAIILPVSKSHKTDSDSFEPKNSETVKKPKATAPQISKKPKKETKKKR, from the exons ATGGCTGCTGAGTTGGATTTCTCCCCACCTGAGATCCCTGAGCCCACATTCATGGAGAATGTGCTACGCTACGGACTCTTCATTGGAGCCATTTTCCAGCTTATCTGTGTGCTAGCCATAATCCTGCCGGTTTCAAAGTCCCATAAGACA GACTCGGACAGTTTTGAGCCTAAGAATTCAGAGACAGTGAAGAAACCAAAGGCAACTGCTCCACAGATAAGCAAGAAACCCAAGAAGGAAACCAAAAAGAAACGATAA
- the MANBAL gene encoding protein MANBAL isoform X2, translating into MAAELDFSPPEIPEPTFMENVLRYGLFIGAIFQLICVLAIILPVSKSHKTLSHLQLLSCDLPQIRKSGTKT; encoded by the exons ATGGCTGCTGAGTTGGATTTCTCCCCACCTGAGATCCCTGAGCCCACATTCATGGAGAATGTGCTACGCTACGGACTCTTCATTGGAGCCATTTTCCAGCTTATCTGTGTGCTAGCCATAATCCTGCCGGTTTCAAAGTCCCATAAGACA CTTTCCCACCTCCAGCTTTTGTCTTGTGATTTACCCCAGATTAGAAAGTCAGGAACAAAAACCTGA
- the GHRH gene encoding LOW QUALITY PROTEIN: somatoliberin (The sequence of the model RefSeq protein was modified relative to this genomic sequence to represent the inferred CDS: substituted 1 base at 1 genomic stop codon) has product MHLPGSQRTAGGDPRVFSRLSTHPAGLTEAALEKKLRSQQGKETPEQEPIXEELVFQGNSDPKGWKMLDKATLLLFLHLVACSVSSPLYPALRYSPGPVAGKAVNFQLQHSSPLQSHNPSAEEQEEEGLLSDPTEKRMQRHADAIFTDNYRKFLGQISARKFLQTIIGKRLGSSESSPGEGVHEFLTRRQSDSILMDSRYHQQMVLRDFLGAILQNQRPQDINSSRLEGFPSPLAKLM; this is encoded by the exons ATGCACCTCCCCGGCAGCCAGAGGACAGCTGGGGGAGATCCGAGAGTGTTCTCCCGGCTCAGCACGC ACCCAGCAGGGCTCACAGAAGCGGCTCTAGAGAAGAAGTTGCGTTCGCAACAGGGGAAGGAAACACCTGAGCAGGAGCCGATCTAGGAAGAGCTTGTTTTCCAAGGGAACA GTGACCCCAAAGGGTGGAAGATGCTGGATAAGGCCACCCTGCTCCTGTTCCTGCATTTAGTTGCATGCTCCGTCTCCTCTCCTCTCTACCCAGCTCTCAG GTACAGTCCAGGGCCGGTTGCTGGCAAGGCCGTGAACTTCCAGCTACAGCACAGCAGCCCATTGCAGAGCCACAACCCCTCGgcagaggaacaggaggaggagggtttgTTATCAGACCCCACCGAGAAAAG GATGCAGCGCCATGCTGATGCCATATTCACTGACAACTACCGGAAATTCCTGGGGCAAATTTCCGCCCGCAAATTCTTACAGACCATCATTGGCAAGCGGCTCGG CAGCAGTgagagcagcccaggagaaggggtgCACGAATTTCTGACAAGGCGCCAGTCTGACAGCATCCTGATGGACAGCCGCTACCACCAACAGATGGTACTAAGGGACTTCCTGGGAGCCATTCTGCAGAATCAAAG GCCTCAGGACATCAACAGCAGTCGGTTAGAAGGCTTTCCCAGCCCCCTGGCTAAGCTCATGTAA